One genomic region from Ignavibacteriales bacterium encodes:
- a CDS encoding cyclic nucleotide-binding domain-containing protein: MNELIFNEINKILNLPPELLDGFFNKLKPLNLKKGDYFLTEGELCKKIALVTNGEFYSYYPKDGNDIIEDFCLEGCFLADYPAFINQARAQKNFKALEDSQLLTLSKEELDKLYQSNSAYERAGRLMAEYLFYRLGIKTKR; this comes from the coding sequence ATGAACGAACTGATATTTAATGAAATAAATAAAATTTTAAATCTACCCCCTGAGTTATTAGATGGATTTTTCAATAAACTAAAACCACTGAATCTCAAAAAAGGTGATTATTTTTTAACCGAGGGTGAATTATGCAAAAAAATAGCATTAGTAACTAACGGGGAATTTTATTCCTATTACCCAAAAGACGGAAATGATATTATTGAAGATTTCTGCTTAGAAGGTTGTTTTCTGGCTGATTATCCGGCTTTCATTAATCAAGCTCGCGCACAAAAAAATTTTAAAGCATTGGAGGATTCACAACTGCTTACCCTTTCGAAAGAAGAATTGGATAAATTATATCAATCAAATTCTGCTTATGAAAGAGCGGGACGTTTGATGGCGGAGTATCTTTTTTACCGGTTGGGAATCAAAACTAAGAGATAA
- a CDS encoding amidase, with product MKQTILFILLIFLINQAMGQNNILFESAGHLASEIRAGKISSYQVVSAYIEQIEKQNSTYKAIVLLNKEQALERAKAADLALAKGEIWGKLHGVPITIKDNYKTKGLTTTAGYLPLKNNVPDQDAEIVKLLLSEGAIIIGKTNLSVLAMDMQADNPIFGKTNNPWDTTRTSGGSSGGCATALATGMTPLSFGNDLAGSIRLPSAYCGVYGFKPTFGVVSLNGIQTDPEEKINGLKSLAVAGPLARNIDDLELAMQIIAQTTTTDQRLVPLNQCTDTLNIKTLKIAWTDEFGGVPVDDEIKKAIKNYVEKLEKAGATVVKIFPDLNFYLAWKTWGSFVGMQGGYNTSNFVKWLGLPFTKCVLKNVPMHQNIVRPTSVEKYMIALNIQDTMITIMENFLYKHDVFICPVSSVTAFNHHAPSKSYGNFSIYNNPLMVNNQEIHYYMATQAYTTPFTLTESPVLSMPIALTKDSLPIGIQVVGKRYEDFKLLMIGKIIDKYADKFTYPLQK from the coding sequence ATGAAACAGACAATTTTATTCATTCTTCTTATTTTTTTAATCAATCAGGCAATGGGACAAAACAACATTTTATTTGAATCGGCAGGCCATCTTGCCTCAGAAATTAGAGCTGGTAAAATCAGTTCGTATCAAGTTGTTTCGGCATATATCGAGCAAATTGAAAAGCAAAACAGTACTTATAAAGCCATAGTGCTTCTCAATAAAGAGCAAGCACTCGAAAGAGCCAAAGCAGCAGATTTGGCACTCGCAAAAGGAGAAATATGGGGGAAACTCCATGGTGTCCCAATCACAATTAAGGATAACTATAAAACCAAAGGACTGACAACAACAGCTGGTTATTTGCCTTTGAAAAATAATGTTCCTGACCAGGATGCAGAAATAGTAAAACTCCTCTTGTCAGAAGGAGCGATTATAATTGGTAAAACCAATCTTTCCGTTTTGGCTATGGATATGCAGGCAGACAATCCGATTTTCGGAAAAACAAATAATCCTTGGGATACCACCCGAACCAGCGGAGGTAGTAGCGGTGGCTGTGCAACGGCATTAGCAACAGGGATGACACCATTGTCATTTGGAAATGACCTTGCAGGCTCAATTCGTCTTCCATCTGCTTATTGTGGTGTTTATGGTTTCAAGCCTACTTTTGGTGTAGTTTCATTAAACGGAATTCAAACTGACCCAGAGGAAAAGATTAATGGATTAAAGTCGCTGGCTGTTGCCGGACCTCTGGCAAGAAATATTGACGATTTGGAACTTGCTATGCAAATAATTGCGCAAACCACAACTACCGACCAAAGACTTGTACCGCTTAATCAATGCACAGATACATTGAATATTAAAACCCTGAAAATTGCATGGACAGATGAATTTGGCGGTGTTCCGGTGGATGATGAGATTAAAAAAGCTATTAAAAATTATGTTGAGAAATTGGAAAAAGCAGGGGCAACAGTTGTTAAAATATTTCCTGACTTAAATTTTTATCTGGCATGGAAAACCTGGGGAAGTTTTGTAGGTATGCAAGGTGGTTACAATACATCTAATTTTGTAAAATGGTTGGGATTACCTTTTACAAAATGTGTATTGAAAAATGTCCCGATGCATCAAAACATTGTAAGACCTACATCCGTAGAGAAATATATGATTGCCTTGAATATCCAGGACACTATGATAACAATTATGGAAAATTTCCTGTATAAACATGATGTATTTATTTGTCCCGTCAGCTCAGTTACTGCATTTAATCATCATGCCCCAAGTAAATCATACGGAAATTTCAGCATATATAACAATCCCTTGATGGTCAATAATCAAGAGATACATTACTATATGGCAACACAAGCTTACACTACACCATTTACATTAACTGAAAGCCCTGTGTTGTCAATGCCTATTGCATTAACAAAGGATTCATTACCAATTGGCATTCAGGTGGTTGGGAAAAGATATGAAGACTTTAAACTTTTAATGATTGGAAAAATCATTGACAAATATGCTGATAAATTCACCTATCCATTACAAAAATAA
- a CDS encoding WD40 repeat domain-containing protein codes for MDGKQLYTSGNDATIIIWNAESGKKISRIFGHEDNVSSISTSPDGKYFITSSADKTVRLWNAENGLEFSDPNGRHKDIMYAFDLSDDGKILATGGPDSTLSIWNAETGKLISNYPVLDAIVNAAALSPDNKYVAVCNWNPAVKIYDTQTGKLYRELTGMNYGSGKLFYSNDGKFVSAISQKKELYVWQVEGGDMVAKLPLESRPFALAVSNNSKIIATGEDNGKIILWDAESFEKILEINAHKGAPNEVVFSKDDKTFFSGGEDKIVKMWDVQTGKLIKEFDGHNQRVYTLDTSPDGKRLATGSSDLTVKLWDIETGEPTLILSDFTNPVYQVRFYPDGKSLIVNSMGVEIVLYRTE; via the coding sequence ATGGATGGAAAGCAACTATATACAAGTGGTAATGACGCAACAATTATAATCTGGAATGCCGAATCAGGGAAAAAAATTAGCAGAATATTTGGACACGAAGATAATGTTTCATCAATTTCAACTTCTCCCGATGGAAAATATTTTATTACCTCATCTGCAGATAAAACAGTTCGGCTATGGAATGCAGAAAACGGCTTAGAGTTTTCAGATCCTAACGGAAGACACAAAGATATAATGTATGCTTTTGATTTAAGTGACGACGGAAAAATTCTTGCTACTGGCGGACCAGACTCTACATTAAGCATCTGGAATGCAGAAACAGGAAAGTTGATCAGCAACTACCCCGTGCTTGATGCAATTGTAAATGCAGCAGCATTAAGCCCCGATAATAAATATGTTGCTGTTTGCAATTGGAATCCGGCAGTAAAAATTTATGATACCCAAACGGGAAAACTTTATCGCGAATTAACTGGAATGAATTATGGAAGCGGCAAACTATTTTATTCAAACGATGGCAAATTTGTTTCTGCTATATCACAGAAGAAAGAGTTGTATGTGTGGCAAGTTGAGGGGGGAGATATGGTAGCCAAACTTCCACTTGAGTCCCGTCCGTTCGCACTTGCAGTAAGTAATAATTCGAAAATTATTGCAACGGGAGAAGACAATGGTAAAATAATATTATGGGACGCAGAGTCGTTTGAAAAAATATTAGAAATAAACGCACATAAGGGCGCACCAAACGAAGTAGTTTTTTCAAAAGATGACAAAACATTTTTTAGTGGAGGCGAAGATAAAATTGTAAAAATGTGGGATGTACAAACAGGAAAACTTATAAAAGAATTTGATGGACACAATCAAAGGGTTTATACTTTAGATACTTCACCTGACGGAAAAAGATTAGCAACGGGCTCATCAGATCTTACAGTTAAGTTATGGGATATTGAAACAGGCGAACCGACACTAATACTTTCTGATTTTACAAATCCCGTTTATCAGGTTCGCTTTTATCCCGATGGAAAAAGTTTAATTGTAAACTCTATGGGTGTTGAGATTGTTTTGTATAGAACGGAGTAA
- a CDS encoding PD40 domain-containing protein produces MLNSVYSVKFNPDDTKLISGSRDTTIRIWAFNSGNELSKIFTGARGLADVDISPDGKKIIFCSWYLKESGVNGLISLYDFETNEKIWTTDYNTHPLVAVKFSADGERFAVGSWEANASIWELGNLSNPKIFDFSDVKEYSAVDNIAFSPDGKFIAVATKMQLPEFGKLKLEN; encoded by the coding sequence ATTTTAAACTCTGTTTACTCTGTAAAGTTCAATCCCGACGACACTAAACTTATTTCTGGTTCACGCGATACAACAATTCGAATCTGGGCTTTTAATTCCGGCAATGAACTATCAAAAATTTTTACAGGCGCACGGGGACTTGCCGATGTTGATATTTCTCCCGATGGCAAAAAAATTATTTTTTGCTCGTGGTATCTAAAAGAAAGCGGAGTGAATGGTTTGATCAGTCTTTATGATTTTGAAACTAATGAAAAAATCTGGACAACAGATTATAACACCCACCCATTGGTTGCTGTAAAATTTAGTGCCGATGGAGAACGATTCGCTGTCGGAAGCTGGGAAGCAAATGCGAGTATTTGGGAATTGGGTAATCTTTCTAACCCCAAAATTTTTGACTTTAGCGATGTTAAGGAATACTCTGCGGTTGATAATATCGCTTTCAGCCCGGATGGAAAGTTTATTGCAGTTGCAACAAAAATGCAACTCCCAGAGTTTGGGAAATTGAAACTGGAAAATTAG